DNA from Brevinema andersonii:
ATATTCTCCGAGTGTTTGACGAGCTTCGAGTGAAAAAGTTAATCAGAAGAGTAAACGGGAATATTCTTATCAAGAGTGAGAATCCGAATTACGGGAGCGAAGAAATATTACCTACAGAATGGGAGGACAATAATATTGAAATTGTAGCCCGTGTTATCCGAGTAATCCGTTCCATAGAGGCTCCCTAGGGATTTCAATAAAATTCAGATTTGATTAGAGGTCAACGGGAATTCCCGTTGACCTCCTTTTTTCTTATTCTGAATAAAATTATTGCGTTTTGGACATTTTTACAGCCCTTTTCTGCTATAGTATTGGTATATATATGGAATAGAAAAAGATAGGAGCAGTCTCATGATGAAACAAGTGGAGAAACTGGGACAAGCCATAAGTTTATATTCAGAAGGGATGACACAGAAAGAGATAGCACAGGTGTTAGATGTCCATCCTCAGACCATCAGTATCTGGAAAAACCAATACAAAGGAACACCACTAGATTGGGATATTAAAAGATTACAAGTCCAGGAAAGACGCAAAGCGTTTCCCGCCTGGATAGAAGAAAAGATTGACGAAGCAATGAAAGATATCGATAGGGCGATCCGGGAAGGCATCCCGGAAGAAGACTATATTAAACGCTTGGATGCGTTCATCTCGATGAAGAAGAAATATGATATTGCTATCGACAAGTTAGGAGAAGCGAAAAGGGTTATGGAACACTTCATCCTTTTTGTTAAGGAACACCATCAAGATGTAAAGGATATTATCAAAGAAACCATCGCCCGCTATCTCCGTCAGGTAGGACAATAATAATGAAAAAACTAACGAGGCAACAATACCTCAAAACCATTCCGCTCCTCTTAGACCTCATGGACTCAGAAACAACTCCCGTGGGGATTGCCGGGAAAGAGAAGAGGAAAAAACAGGCGAAGCACGACTTTTGGTTTTTCTTTTCCCATTATTTGCCTCATTATGCAGATCAGAAAAGTCCGGAGTTTCACCGGGAGATGATTGAGTTGTTAGAATCAGAGAAGACAAGGATAGCAATAGCGGCTCCGAGAGGATTTGCGAAATCGGTTCTGGTGAGTTTTGCCTATGTTGTCTGGTGTATTTTATTCGAGAAACGTTATTTTGTTGTTTTAGTCTCGGCAACGGATGCTCTTGCTAGAGATTTATCCGATTTTATCCGTCTCGAGTTTACCGACAATCATAGGATTCTCGAAGACTTTGGCTCCCTGCTCTTAGGCCAGGGGTCGGAAGACGACTTTACAGCCAACAAAACGAGGGTTTTGGCCCGAGGGAGAAAGCAAGCGGTCCGAGGATTTAGAAACCGTCAACACAGACCCGACCTCATTATTCTGGACGATATAGAGAAAGACGAAGAAAGCATGAGTCCCAAAACGATTCAAAAAACATTGGACGTGATCAATCGCGGGCTCGTCCCCTCCTTAAAATCAGGCGGGAAAATTGTGTTCATCGGTACGATATTGAGGAAAAGAAGCGTCTCGGGCACCTTATTACTCAGTGAAGAGGAACCTTGGAATATGTGGGAACGAAAAATTTATCGTGCCCTAGAACCCGACGGGAACGGAGGGGAAAAGTCTTTATGGGAAGAACGGTTTTCTGTCGAATTCCTTCAGGAACAGCAAAGAAAGATAGGACTTTCTGCTTTTCATGCAGAGTACCAAAATATGCCGTCGGACGAGGAAAACTCCCTGTTTACGGAATCCATGATTCGAGAGGGTCAGAGAGAAGTAGGCGCTCCCATGGCTCTCTTTATTGACCCGAGCGTGGACGGGATTAAAGCCAACGACTATAAAGCGGGCGTACTGGTTTCGAAGAATCAGGATGAGTTTATTGTGGTGGATGCGGTGATGGGTCAAGGGAGCGACCACAAATTCTTTGAGAACATCATTAATCTCTATCAAAAATACCAAGACTCTATCCTTATCGTTGCTGTAGAGAGCAATGGATTTCAGGCGTATTTCTTGAAAGAATTACAAGCCTTTGCAGAGAAGGAAGGTGTCGCTTTGCCCCTGCATGCGATAAAAAATACCTTGAAGAAAGAGCATAGGATCACCAAGCTGGTTCCTTTGTTTGAAACCAACAAAATAGTCTTTGATGGTGAATTAATAAGAAGCAAAACAGGAAAATTACTGATAGAACAGCTTTTATATTTCCCGGATTCCGTAGTTCATGATGATGGTCCTGATGCTTTAGAGGGGGCCATACGGGTATTGGAAGCACGAACGAATACAAAGTCTTCCTTTATCCTTCTCCCAAGGCCGGAGAAAAGAACATTCCCGCATACAATGTTCCAGACTCCCGGATTCTTTTAGTCCCGTATGGGCAGGAGCAAGGTGTTATTCGGAGAACCCTACTTAAAAAGATACGACAACTTCACGGAATATTTTTAGGCCTTTAGACTCCTTATAGGGCGAGGAAGAATATTTCCGCAGGATAATGAGAAAAAAATCATTCTTACACTTTCTAACACTCTTCTAACACCTTTCTAACACTTTTGGGATTCGGGATTTTTTGAAAAACATCCCGGACTATTTTTAGTCCGGGTATTTTAGAAGATTGAAATTCTAATTTACTCATTTTAACCTTTCTGTGCATTCTGTAAACTCTTTATAAATTTATCAAATTCTTCTTTAATATAATCTTTATCTATAAAATTTCCCCATATATCTGATTCTCTGTGTGCACGATCCCAAGTACTTCCTTCCCTATGAGACCACTCTGATAACGTTTTAGCTCCATATTGTCCAAACCCTCGGACTACCCTTTCAATAGTTTCTTGTATGTTTTCATCATTTATGGGAGGATATTCTTCCCTTAAATCTAGTTTTCCCTGTTTATATAATTGTAAAACAGAATTAAAAACAGGACCAAAAGGCAAACATAAAGGTTCTTCGTCAAATAATACTTGACTATTTTCTGATAAATAAATTCCATAAACAATGTAAAGCAGTTTTTGTAATTTTGTAATATTGATATTCCAATCGTGTTTCTTACATTTTCTAATAATTGCTTTTGCGATCTCTATTGCTGAGTATTCTTTACTCATAAACTACTCTCCTAGTTTATAAATATTTAATTTATAGAGGAAGAATATTGCCGCAGGATAATGAGAAAAAAATCATTCTAACACTCTTCTAACACCTTTCTAACACTTTTGGGGTTCGGGATTTTTTTGAAAAAACATCTTATTGCATTTTGGACAAAACTTCTCTTGTTTTCTGTTATGCTAGGTGTGTATTAAAGTTATTATCAAAAGAAAGGATTGTAAACAAAGATGAGAGCGGAAAGACAGAATAGAATACAGGGATTAGCATCATCAAAGTTATTACAATATTGGGGTATGGTTCCTAATCCCAACCGAGACTTTTTCCGGAAGTCCGGGGTCAGCCCTTACCAGGCCTTAAAAGATATCACCTTTGTTCCCGAAGTAGAAGCCGCCATCATCGCAAGGGAAGCAGCCGTTATTGGGGACGAATTCGCCATCATCGGAGACGATCATAAAACGGTGGATTTCGTGCAGAATAACATCTTGGATATTCATCCCCGAAAAGTATTCCGTGCTATTTATGAAGCAGTATGGCATGGTTTTACCGTGCTGCACCACCCTATGATCAAAATAAACAGGCAGTGGCTCTATGAGTCTGTCGAAGCCTTACCCAACGACTGGTTTTCCTTTAATGAGGAACGAGAACTGGTGCCTGCCCATAATACCAAAGAGAAACCGTTCATCCTGACCCTAGGAGATATCCATAAAGAGGGAGAGTTAATCCCCTATAGGAATTCCTTCCTGAATCCCTATGGGGACAGCCAGTTAGCCCGGGTCTTTTGGCCGGCTACTTGGCTCCGAGGAGATATGGAATATTGGACCAGTTATATTATGCGGTTTGGAGATGACTCTATCCTAGCCAGCACGGATATCTCGACTCCGCAGAAGAGAGCAGAAATGCTCCAAGCGATTACAGAATTCCGGTCTTCCGGCGGCATCGTGGTCGACGGTTCCGATAAATTCGAAATTCTCAAGACAGAGAAAACAGGCACGAGCACCTTGTTCAAAACCTTTTACGACGTGTGTTCAGAACAGATTAACAAATTAATCTTAGGACATGCTTCTGCCCTGAATTCCACGCCGGGAAAACTGGGCAATGACCAAGGATTAAACATGGTCCGTGAAGATATTATGGCAGACGACAAAAAATTAATCCAAGACGTCATGAATAGATTGGTGACACACCTCTGTCTTGTCAACGGTTTTAAGGAAATTCCTACCTTTCGTTGGGTTCCGGAGAAAGAGGACGAGATGGCGAAAATCAATAGAGACCAAAAGCTGGTTGCTATGGGTTTTCAATTGAGTGAAGCCTATATCCGTCACGCTTACGGGTTTAATGAAGGGGATATTACTTTAACGGATATCAATAAAGTCCATAAAGGTATCCCTTCTTTTGCAGAGGGATTTCAAAACAAGAAAGACAGGCTTAATGAAGAATATTTCGGAAACTTGGATCAACTGTTCCAACAGCGTTTTAACGGTTTTACAAGACCCTTTCAACGCTGTTTTAACAGCCTGATAACATCCTTTCAAGGAGTAGAATTTTGGGAAGATGCCTTGGCGAAAGCAGTGACCATAGGAGAAAAATATCCCTTCCCTTCCGAAGGGTTGGCTCTGGACCTATTAATATCAGAAGCGATCGGACGTCAGCAAATTGTACAGAGAGTTAAAAGTTTGCGGAAAGCAGAGTTTTCAGATTTTTCAGACAAAAATACGGTCCCGTATTTCTCAACGTTTGAGGAAGCGAAAAATTGGTTTACGAAGAAGAAAGTACTCAGCAACACAGCATATAACAAGCTGGAAGAGGAACTCAAACAATACGCGTTCACGGTGACAGGCTTGGCCAAGACAGAGCAGATAGGAAAAGTCCTTGATACCTTAGTAAAATCTTATGATGAAGGTCTCTCTTACTATGAATTTAAGAAGCAGTTAAAAGGGATTTCTGAAGAAATAGAAAGGATAACAGAAGCACAGTTACAGCTTGTGTACCGTCAGAATATGGCAAACGCCTTTTCGGAAGGACGCTTTAAGCAGATGATGCAGGCCACGGATGTTTTCCCAAATTGGGAATATATCACCATAGGAGATGGTAAGGTAAGACCTTCTCATGCCGCATTAGACGGGCAGATACGACGTTATGATGACCCATTTTGGAATATGTGGTACCCGCCTAATGGATTTAACTGTCGCTGTGTTGTGGAAGTAACGGATAAAAAGGCAACAGGACAAGGAATTCCTGAATGGAATCCTGCATTAGAAGCCCAAGCAGCAGAGATTGGGTCACCGATGCGGGGACAGGATTAT
Protein-coding regions in this window:
- a CDS encoding helix-turn-helix domain-containing protein, with amino-acid sequence MMKQVEKLGQAISLYSEGMTQKEIAQVLDVHPQTISIWKNQYKGTPLDWDIKRLQVQERRKAFPAWIEEKIDEAMKDIDRAIREGIPEEDYIKRLDAFISMKKKYDIAIDKLGEAKRVMEHFILFVKEHHQDVKDIIKETIARYLRQVGQ
- the terL gene encoding phage terminase large subunit, which encodes MKKLTRQQYLKTIPLLLDLMDSETTPVGIAGKEKRKKQAKHDFWFFFSHYLPHYADQKSPEFHREMIELLESEKTRIAIAAPRGFAKSVLVSFAYVVWCILFEKRYFVVLVSATDALARDLSDFIRLEFTDNHRILEDFGSLLLGQGSEDDFTANKTRVLARGRKQAVRGFRNRQHRPDLIILDDIEKDEESMSPKTIQKTLDVINRGLVPSLKSGGKIVFIGTILRKRSVSGTLLLSEEEPWNMWERKIYRALEPDGNGGEKSLWEERFSVEFLQEQQRKIGLSAFHAEYQNMPSDEENSLFTESMIREGQREVGAPMALFIDPSVDGIKANDYKAGVLVSKNQDEFIVVDAVMGQGSDHKFFENIINLYQKYQDSILIVAVESNGFQAYFLKELQAFAEKEGVALPLHAIKNTLKKEHRITKLVPLFETNKIVFDGELIRSKTGKLLIEQLLYFPDSVVHDDGPDALEGAIRVLEARTNTKSSFILLPRPEKRTFPHTMFQTPGFF
- a CDS encoding Panacea domain-containing protein; the protein is MSKEYSAIEIAKAIIRKCKKHDWNINITKLQKLLYIVYGIYLSENSQVLFDEEPLCLPFGPVFNSVLQLYKQGKLDLREEYPPINDENIQETIERVVRGFGQYGAKTLSEWSHREGSTWDRAHRESDIWGNFIDKDYIKEEFDKFIKSLQNAQKG
- a CDS encoding phage portal protein family protein yields the protein MVPNPNRDFFRKSGVSPYQALKDITFVPEVEAAIIAREAAVIGDEFAIIGDDHKTVDFVQNNILDIHPRKVFRAIYEAVWHGFTVLHHPMIKINRQWLYESVEALPNDWFSFNEERELVPAHNTKEKPFILTLGDIHKEGELIPYRNSFLNPYGDSQLARVFWPATWLRGDMEYWTSYIMRFGDDSILASTDISTPQKRAEMLQAITEFRSSGGIVVDGSDKFEILKTEKTGTSTLFKTFYDVCSEQINKLILGHASALNSTPGKLGNDQGLNMVREDIMADDKKLIQDVMNRLVTHLCLVNGFKEIPTFRWVPEKEDEMAKINRDQKLVAMGFQLSEAYIRHAYGFNEGDITLTDINKVHKGIPSFAEGFQNKKDRLNEEYFGNLDQLFQQRFNGFTRPFQRCFNSLITSFQGVEFWEDALAKAVTIGEKYPFPSEGLALDLLISEAIGRQQIVQRVKSLRKAEFSDFSDKNTVPYFSTFEEAKNWFTKKKVLSNTAYNKLEEELKQYAFTVTGLAKTEQIGKVLDTLVKSYDEGLSYYEFKKQLKGISEEIERITEAQLQLVYRQNMANAFSEGRFKQMMQATDVFPNWEYITIGDGKVRPSHAALDGQIRRYDDPFWNMWYPPNGFNCRCVVEVTDKKATGQGIPEWNPALEAQAAEIGSPMRGQDYGGKILPEKGFQTHPAGLSYWIKDKVLESHLLDLRNSKEEFGFGVPILGGRALTPWDTEKNNISAKPRSLRKNKAMEVLENQLTHHRIMDQYGSPVFINPEYLVEHMEKDWDIRSRALPLLTEILQKPTEIWIQLERQEKNKTVIWKKRYLVNIDRQPWCGLVEYHRETSFLPMLVGLFPIEEVQQLKRLRTGVLGK